In Bradyrhizobium sp. 1(2017), one DNA window encodes the following:
- a CDS encoding catalase family peroxidase, with amino-acid sequence MKLPGKLPRSSLGSLFLIAAILGGGAAAFAYTAGWLSPGRLTPERMIEALTPAGSVPLGHRRNHAKGICFTGTFEANGRGVELSRAKVFVQGRYPALGRFNLGTTNPNAVDASARVRGLGLQITTADGEVWRMAMINPPFFAVSTPQAFHDLLIASGKKDPDAMKAFTQANPEFGHFAAWAKTAPWTGSYAEEPYNGLNSFVFTDAKGSDHAVRWSLLPAAQPVSISQAELEKRGPDYLEQEIAERVRTAGPLRWTMVTTVADPGDQTADPSKAWPETRRKVEVGTLVVQRIEPERDGPCRDINFDPTVLPQGIRVSDDPFPAARSSVYRKSYDLRAAEAKDYPRTGAATP; translated from the coding sequence ATGAAACTTCCGGGGAAATTACCGCGGTCGAGCCTCGGATCGCTCTTCCTGATTGCGGCGATCCTGGGCGGCGGGGCCGCCGCGTTCGCGTACACCGCAGGATGGCTCTCGCCCGGGCGTCTGACGCCCGAACGGATGATCGAGGCGCTGACACCGGCAGGCAGTGTACCGCTCGGACATCGGCGCAATCATGCCAAGGGAATTTGCTTCACCGGTACGTTCGAGGCCAACGGACGCGGCGTAGAACTCTCCAGGGCCAAGGTCTTCGTGCAGGGGCGATATCCGGCTCTCGGCCGCTTCAATCTCGGCACCACCAATCCCAACGCAGTGGATGCGAGCGCGCGCGTACGCGGCCTGGGACTTCAGATCACGACGGCAGATGGCGAGGTCTGGCGGATGGCGATGATCAACCCGCCATTCTTTGCCGTCTCGACGCCGCAGGCGTTCCACGATCTGCTGATTGCCTCCGGCAAGAAGGATCCGGATGCGATGAAGGCGTTCACTCAGGCAAATCCGGAGTTTGGCCATTTTGCCGCCTGGGCCAAGACGGCGCCGTGGACCGGCAGCTATGCGGAAGAGCCCTATAACGGTCTCAACAGCTTCGTCTTCACGGATGCGAAAGGCAGCGATCACGCGGTGCGATGGTCGCTGCTGCCCGCGGCGCAACCTGTTTCGATCTCGCAGGCCGAGCTGGAAAAGCGCGGTCCGGATTATCTCGAGCAGGAGATCGCGGAGCGGGTCCGGACGGCGGGACCGCTGCGCTGGACGATGGTCACCACCGTAGCCGATCCCGGCGATCAGACTGCAGACCCGAGCAAAGCCTGGCCGGAGACGCGCCGCAAGGTGGAGGTCGGAACGTTGGTGGTGCAGCGGATCGAACCGGAGCGCGATGGGCCATGCCGCGACATCAACTTCGATCCGACCGTCCTGCCGCAGGGAATTCGGGTGTCCGACGATCCGTTCCCGGCTGCGCGCTCATCGGTCTACCGCAAGTCCTATGATCTGCGTGCCGCCGAGGCCAAGGACTATCCGCGAACCGGAGCCGCAACGCCATGA
- the fdhD gene encoding formate dehydrogenase accessory sulfurtransferase FdhD, which produces MMTGSTFTQHREIAWRGGQARSTSRVVAEETAIALTYNGSTHAVMMGTPGDLEDFGIGFSLTEAIVERPGEISSIELIPNELGVEVRMWLDGDRAASLAARRRAISGPVGCGLCGIESLEQACRAPSQVAGRSIAFHARDLLGAMQALSPLQVLNQQTRSVHAAAFWHPRTGIGPVREDVGRHNALDKLAGAMAREGRSASGGAVLLTSRVSVEMVQKAAMIGAPVVVAVSAPTALAIRTAEAAGITLLAIARDDGYGVFTHARRVLLPDEAAPRADA; this is translated from the coding sequence ATGATGACAGGATCGACGTTCACCCAGCATCGGGAGATCGCCTGGCGCGGCGGTCAGGCGCGGTCGACTTCACGCGTGGTCGCCGAGGAAACAGCGATCGCGCTCACCTACAACGGATCGACCCACGCCGTGATGATGGGCACGCCGGGCGATCTGGAGGATTTCGGTATCGGTTTCAGCCTCACCGAGGCTATCGTCGAACGTCCGGGCGAGATCAGCAGCATTGAGTTGATCCCGAACGAGTTGGGCGTCGAGGTCCGGATGTGGCTCGACGGCGACCGCGCGGCGTCCCTGGCGGCGCGGCGCCGCGCCATCAGCGGTCCCGTCGGATGCGGCCTGTGCGGCATCGAGAGCCTCGAACAGGCGTGCCGCGCACCGTCGCAGGTCGCGGGCCGAAGCATCGCCTTTCACGCGCGAGATCTGCTTGGCGCCATGCAGGCGTTGTCTCCGCTTCAGGTCCTGAACCAGCAGACGCGGTCCGTCCACGCGGCGGCATTCTGGCATCCCCGCACCGGCATCGGTCCGGTGCGGGAGGATGTCGGCCGCCACAATGCGCTCGACAAGCTGGCCGGTGCGATGGCGCGCGAGGGACGATCGGCGAGCGGCGGCGCCGTGCTGCTGACCAGCCGTGTATCGGTCGAGATGGTGCAGAAGGCGGCGATGATCGGCGCGCCGGTTGTCGTGGCCGTATCAGCTCCAACTGCACTCGCCATCCGGACCGCGGAGGCGGCGGGAATCACGCTGCTCGCGATCGCCCGCGACGATGGATATGGCGTATTCACGCATGCGCGCCGCGTTCTGCTGCCCGACGAGGCCGCACCGCGCGCCGACGCCTGA
- a CDS encoding Dps family protein, protein MTKADLQTPTDLGANANRDVPAALRALLADVFALYLKTKNFHWHVSGRHFRDYHLLLDEQAEQIFAMTDDIAERARKIGGTTLRSIGHIAREQRILDNDADYVDPQDMLAELRSDNQQLTREMRRVHELCDEDGDVATASLLENWIDETERRIWFLYETGRTGPNS, encoded by the coding sequence ATGACCAAAGCAGACCTCCAGACGCCGACCGATCTCGGCGCCAATGCGAACCGGGACGTTCCAGCCGCGCTGAGAGCGTTGCTCGCCGACGTCTTCGCACTTTATCTGAAGACCAAGAACTTCCACTGGCACGTATCCGGCCGCCACTTTCGCGATTACCACCTTCTGCTCGACGAGCAGGCCGAGCAGATCTTCGCGATGACCGACGACATCGCCGAACGCGCCCGCAAGATCGGCGGCACCACGCTGCGCTCGATCGGCCACATCGCGCGCGAGCAGCGTATTCTCGACAATGACGCCGACTATGTCGATCCGCAGGATATGCTCGCCGAGCTGCGCAGCGACAACCAGCAGCTGACGCGGGAAATGCGCCGGGTTCACGAGCTCTGCGACGAAGATGGCGATGTTGCCACCGCAAGCCTTCTGGAAAACTGGATCGACGAGACGGAGCGGCGAATCTGGTTCCTGTACGAGACCGGCCGCACCGGTCCGAACTCGTAA
- a CDS encoding SDR family NAD(P)-dependent oxidoreductase produces MRKVIVVTGAANSIGRATCKELAQAGHTVYVAMREAGDQGAPGLDRPEAEAAKGGFDLRTIEFDVSSEASVNAAIETIIADNDRLDVIVHNARQVVYGPTEAFAPEQLAELYDINVLSAQRLNRAALPQLRKQGEGLLVWVTSSCARGGSVPFLGAYASSKAAMDALALGYAGELARWGIETSIVVPSALGPGHYVRSGRPADTIRAEEYADGPTADVSETALAGLAQLSPRDRAPQDVARAIADVVNMPFGQRPLRVHFGADDDGAAAVDAVTDRARAELLRRIGLEDVLSPALLG; encoded by the coding sequence ATGAGAAAAGTCATCGTCGTAACAGGTGCTGCAAACAGCATCGGACGAGCCACCTGCAAGGAATTGGCGCAGGCGGGGCACACGGTCTACGTCGCAATGCGGGAAGCCGGCGACCAAGGCGCCCCCGGCCTCGACAGGCCCGAGGCAGAGGCCGCGAAGGGCGGCTTCGATCTTCGCACCATCGAGTTCGACGTGTCCTCGGAAGCCTCGGTAAACGCAGCCATCGAAACCATCATCGCCGACAACGACCGCCTCGACGTGATCGTGCACAATGCAAGACAGGTGGTCTACGGGCCGACCGAGGCCTTTGCGCCGGAGCAACTCGCGGAGCTCTACGACATCAACGTACTGAGCGCGCAGCGTCTCAACCGGGCGGCATTGCCACAATTGCGCAAACAGGGCGAAGGCCTGCTGGTATGGGTCACGTCGAGTTGCGCACGTGGCGGATCCGTGCCCTTCCTTGGCGCCTATGCCTCGTCGAAAGCTGCCATGGATGCGCTCGCACTCGGCTATGCCGGCGAACTCGCGCGATGGGGTATCGAGACGAGCATCGTCGTCCCCAGCGCTCTCGGGCCGGGCCACTACGTCCGCTCCGGCCGGCCAGCGGACACCATTCGCGCAGAAGAATATGCCGATGGCCCGACGGCTGATGTGAGCGAGACCGCGCTCGCAGGGCTCGCACAGCTTTCGCCGAGGGATCGTGCTCCGCAGGATGTCGCGAGAGCCATAGCCGATGTTGTGAACATGCCGTTCGGACAGCGGCCGCTGAGGGTTCATTTCGGTGCGGATGACGATGGCGCGGCGGCCGTCGACGCCGTCACGGACCGCGCGCGCGCCGAATTGCTGCGCCGGATCGGACTGGAGGACGTTCTCTCGCCGGCGCTTCTCGGCTAG
- a CDS encoding HdeD family acid-resistance protein produces MTEMSNAKASLGRAIHAITGKWIWFVALGVGELILGGVASVNLMAASLASVLVIGATMVAAGIFQVVHAFSVRGLRGFLFWLLAGLVYAIAGAIVLYDPILASFTLSLAVCAFLVAAGVIRIWAGFHMRPAAGWRWIAVAGVLTTCIGAILVAAWPAIGLWLLGAMLVVDLIFQGWGFIAFGFALKSRAARHSAQPATV; encoded by the coding sequence ATGACGGAAATGTCGAATGCGAAGGCGTCGCTGGGAAGGGCAATCCATGCGATCACCGGGAAGTGGATCTGGTTTGTTGCCCTGGGCGTGGGTGAGCTGATCCTCGGCGGTGTTGCATCGGTCAATCTGATGGCCGCGAGCCTCGCCTCCGTACTGGTCATCGGGGCCACCATGGTTGCCGCCGGCATTTTCCAGGTCGTTCATGCCTTTTCGGTGCGGGGGCTGCGCGGATTTCTTTTCTGGCTGCTGGCAGGGCTCGTCTACGCGATCGCGGGAGCAATCGTGCTCTACGATCCGATCCTCGCCTCGTTCACGCTGTCGCTCGCGGTGTGTGCGTTCCTCGTCGCCGCCGGAGTGATACGGATCTGGGCGGGTTTCCATATGCGGCCGGCTGCGGGCTGGCGCTGGATCGCGGTCGCGGGCGTCCTGACCACCTGCATCGGCGCCATTCTGGTTGCGGCCTGGCCCGCCATCGGCCTTTGGCTGCTCGGCGCGATGCTGGTCGTCGACCTGATCTTCCAGGGTTGGGGATTCATCGCGTTTGGTTTCGCGCTGAAGAGCCGTGCTGCCCGGCACTCGGCCCAGCCGGCGACGGTGTGA
- a CDS encoding sensor histidine kinase, which translates to MSSLSELPPDGGIKAERLLLRELAHRIDDELASAIDLVSKAANGCDAREAAQTLASLQDRLESHARLHHALQMPEFSTTVDLAAYLRQLCRSISRASLEGEGIALSLLLHPLKLSSERCWMLGMIVFELITSAARHRSRGGAGAIHLEMWVTAASIACCITDSGSSGESWYRGEARDIVEVLAARLQGAVDICVGPDGGRIVVSVPR; encoded by the coding sequence ATGAGCAGCCTCTCGGAGCTCCCGCCGGATGGCGGCATAAAGGCGGAGCGTCTGCTGCTGCGCGAGCTCGCGCATCGGATCGATGACGAGCTCGCTTCGGCGATCGACCTGGTGTCGAAAGCCGCCAATGGCTGCGACGCCAGGGAAGCGGCGCAGACCCTTGCTTCCCTGCAGGACCGGCTGGAAAGTCATGCGCGGCTTCACCACGCGCTGCAAATGCCCGAGTTCAGCACGACGGTCGACCTGGCGGCCTATCTCCGGCAATTGTGCCGTTCGATCAGCCGCGCGAGCCTCGAAGGCGAGGGCATTGCGCTCTCGCTTCTGCTGCATCCGTTGAAGCTGAGCTCCGAGCGCTGCTGGATGCTGGGTATGATCGTATTCGAGCTGATTACCAGTGCGGCGCGGCACCGGTCTCGCGGCGGAGCGGGCGCGATTCATCTGGAGATGTGGGTGACCGCCGCGTCGATCGCCTGTTGCATCACGGACAGCGGCTCGTCCGGCGAGAGCTGGTACCGGGGAGAAGCCCGCGATATCGTCGAGGTGCTCGCGGCGCGTCTTCAAGGAGCGGTCGACATCTGCGTCGGTCCCGACGGTGGCAGGATCGTGGTGAGTGTCCCGCGCTAG
- a CDS encoding cytochrome b, giving the protein MTNAPHRFTLVQRLLHWLMAACILAMLFIGVGMVSTVAPEYLPLILIHKTLGVTLLGLVLIRVALRLYYGAPPLPDDLPRAMKLGARFSHQLLYGFMIIMPLLGLGMLWAASYPVVLYGGIRIPALLPQSDGVHTLLWNAHVYLGFAFFALVLLHLAAGLFHALVRRDGVFETISLVRVRNGTTAAE; this is encoded by the coding sequence ATGACCAATGCTCCTCACCGTTTTACGCTGGTCCAGCGGCTCCTGCACTGGCTGATGGCGGCCTGCATCCTCGCCATGCTCTTCATTGGTGTGGGGATGGTCTCGACCGTCGCACCAGAATATCTGCCGCTGATCCTCATCCACAAGACGCTCGGCGTCACCTTGCTCGGCCTCGTCCTGATCAGGGTGGCACTGCGGCTGTACTACGGCGCGCCGCCGTTGCCGGACGATCTTCCGAGGGCCATGAAGCTCGGAGCAAGGTTCTCGCATCAGCTGCTGTACGGCTTCATGATCATCATGCCGTTGCTCGGCCTCGGCATGCTCTGGGCTGCATCTTATCCGGTGGTCCTGTATGGCGGGATTCGCATTCCTGCACTGCTGCCGCAGAGCGACGGTGTGCACACGCTGCTCTGGAACGCCCATGTCTATTTGGGTTTCGCATTCTTTGCCCTCGTGCTGCTGCATCTGGCGGCGGGGCTCTTCCACGCATTGGTTCGGCGCGACGGCGTGTTCGAAACGATCTCGCTCGTGCGCGTGCGAAACGGGACGACAGCTGCCGAATGA